A single window of Oncorhynchus keta strain PuntledgeMale-10-30-2019 chromosome 34, Oket_V2, whole genome shotgun sequence DNA harbors:
- the pigv gene encoding palmitoyltransferase ZDHHC18-A isoform X1, translated as MDVKTVLQFAATTRGLSLLIQALLNAAIPDHEADAFTPPRAEEPLLLDPAVQWFLGGLSHWDAEHFLFIAERGYLYEHNYAFFPLFPVILRGLAETILLPLSGCLTLRGRLLLAVALGNSALFLLSVVALYGLGRVVLQDRRLALVSSLLYCLTPANVFMTAGYSESLFAALTFGGLFLLERGYTLRACLALSIATAARANGLVNVGFLLYLPLQQALSKIWGLRKDNNRHKKCLHYTWIVARLLFTAALGTTVIALPFLVFQYYGYRVFCTPSLSLEQVSPALIQLAEDKGYRVPDENAPPPLWCLRPLPLLYSHIQDVYWDVGFLRYFQLKQIPNFLLALPMATLGMAAAYMYYRANPARCLRLGLWDGGANKRPDKPTPGFYSPRVFLYVVHATMLLGFGTFCMHVQVLTRFLSSSSPVPFWISAHLLLLYEPLLQRRSPPTYNKGQQRGTPRTVFLYLPQNPIVHLLSRWKTCSIPTRWILGYFISYWLMGLALHCNFLPWT; from the exons ATGGACGTGAAGACGGTTCTGCAATTCGCCGCCACCACAAGAGGCTTGTCACTACTAatacag GCTCTCCTAAATGCTGCAATCCCAGATCACGAAGCTGATGCATTCACTCCTCCACGTGCAGAGGAGCCTCTGCTTCTGGACCCTGCAGTGCAATGGTTTCTAGGGGGCCTTTCCCACTGGGATGCAGAGCATTTCCTCTTCATTGCTGAGAGGGGTTACCTGTATGAGCACAACTACGCCTTCTTCCCCCTGTTCCCTGTCATATTGCGGGGGCTTGCAGAGACTATACTACTGCCCCTCAGTGGCTGTCTTACACTGCGTGGACGCCTGCTACTGGCTGTTGCCTTGGGTAACAGCGCCCTCTTCCTGCTGAGTGTGGTAGCACTGTATGGACTCGGCCGTGTGGTGCTGCAGGATCGCCGTCTTGCTCTAGTCTCAAGTTTACTCTACTGTCTCACCCCTGCCAATGTCTTCATGACTGCTGGTTACTCAGAGAGCCTGTTTGCTGCACTGACCTTCGGTGGCCTCTTTCTCCTTGAGAGAGGATACACCCTCAGAGCCTGTCTGGCTCTGAGTATAGCTACTGCTGCGAGAGCCAATGGACTTGTTAATGTAGGATTCTTGCTGTATCTGCCCCTGCAACAGGCCCTGTCCAAGATCTGGGGACTGCGTAAGGACAATAACAGGCACAAAAAATGCCTCCACTACACCTGGATCGTCGCTCGTCTCCTGTTCACGGCTGCATTGGGCACAACAGTTATTGCGCTCCCCTTCTTGGTATTCCAGTACTATGGGTACAGGGTGTTCTGTACACCCTCCCTCTCCTTGGAGCAGGTTTCCCCTGCCCTCATCCAGCTTGCTGAGGATAAAGGCTACAGGGTCCCTGACGAAAACGCACCCCCCCCCCTCTGGTGCCTGCGACCCCTCCCCCTACTCTACTCTCATATCCAGGATGTGTATTGGGATGTGGGCTTCCTGCGCTACTTCCAGCTTAAGCAGATACCCAACTTCCTGCTGGCACTGCCCATGGCAACTCTGGGCATGGCGGCGGCCTACATGTACTATAGGGCTAACCCAGCCAGGTGTCTGAGACTGGGGCTGTGGGACGGAGGGGCAAATAAACGGCCAGACAAACCCACACCTGGATTTTACAGCCCCAgggtgtttttgtatgtggtgcATGCTACAATGCTCCTGGGATTTGGAACATTCTGCATGCATGTGCAG GTTTTGACCCGgtttctgtcttcctcctcccctgtacctttctggatcagtgCCCACCTGCTCTTACTCTACGAGCCTCTCCTTCAGCGAAGGTCACCACCCACATACAATAAGGGGCAGCAGCGGGGGACACCTAGAACTGTCTTCTTGTACTTACCCCAAAACCCCATTGTTCATCTACTGTCCCGCTGGAAGACATGCTCTATTCCCACACGATGGATTCTAGGGTACTTCATCTCCTATTGGCTTATGGGCCTGGCACTGCACTGTAACTTCTTACCATGGACTTGA
- the pigv gene encoding palmitoyltransferase ZDHHC18-A isoform X2 yields MDVKTVLQFAATTRGLSLLIQALLNAAIPDHEADAFTPPRAEEPLLLDPAVQWFLGGLSHWDAEHFLFIAERGYLYEHNYAFFPLFPVILRGLAETILLPLSGCLTLRGRLLLAVALGNSALFLLSVVALYGLGRVVLQDRRLALVSSLLYCLTPANVFMTAGYSESLFAALTFGGLFLLERGYTLRACLALSIATAARANGLVNVGFLLYLPLQQALSKIWGLRKDNNRHKKCLHYTWIVARLLFTAALGTTVIALPFLVFQYYGYRVFCTPSLSLEQVSPALIQLAEDKGYRVPDENAPPPLWCLRPLPLLYSHIQDVYWDVGFLRYFQLKQIPNFLLALPMATLGMAAAYMYYRANPARCLRLGLWDGGANKRPDKPTPGFYSPRVFLYVVHATMLLGFGTFCMHVQCPPALTLRASPSAKVTTHIQ; encoded by the exons ATGGACGTGAAGACGGTTCTGCAATTCGCCGCCACCACAAGAGGCTTGTCACTACTAatacag GCTCTCCTAAATGCTGCAATCCCAGATCACGAAGCTGATGCATTCACTCCTCCACGTGCAGAGGAGCCTCTGCTTCTGGACCCTGCAGTGCAATGGTTTCTAGGGGGCCTTTCCCACTGGGATGCAGAGCATTTCCTCTTCATTGCTGAGAGGGGTTACCTGTATGAGCACAACTACGCCTTCTTCCCCCTGTTCCCTGTCATATTGCGGGGGCTTGCAGAGACTATACTACTGCCCCTCAGTGGCTGTCTTACACTGCGTGGACGCCTGCTACTGGCTGTTGCCTTGGGTAACAGCGCCCTCTTCCTGCTGAGTGTGGTAGCACTGTATGGACTCGGCCGTGTGGTGCTGCAGGATCGCCGTCTTGCTCTAGTCTCAAGTTTACTCTACTGTCTCACCCCTGCCAATGTCTTCATGACTGCTGGTTACTCAGAGAGCCTGTTTGCTGCACTGACCTTCGGTGGCCTCTTTCTCCTTGAGAGAGGATACACCCTCAGAGCCTGTCTGGCTCTGAGTATAGCTACTGCTGCGAGAGCCAATGGACTTGTTAATGTAGGATTCTTGCTGTATCTGCCCCTGCAACAGGCCCTGTCCAAGATCTGGGGACTGCGTAAGGACAATAACAGGCACAAAAAATGCCTCCACTACACCTGGATCGTCGCTCGTCTCCTGTTCACGGCTGCATTGGGCACAACAGTTATTGCGCTCCCCTTCTTGGTATTCCAGTACTATGGGTACAGGGTGTTCTGTACACCCTCCCTCTCCTTGGAGCAGGTTTCCCCTGCCCTCATCCAGCTTGCTGAGGATAAAGGCTACAGGGTCCCTGACGAAAACGCACCCCCCCCCCTCTGGTGCCTGCGACCCCTCCCCCTACTCTACTCTCATATCCAGGATGTGTATTGGGATGTGGGCTTCCTGCGCTACTTCCAGCTTAAGCAGATACCCAACTTCCTGCTGGCACTGCCCATGGCAACTCTGGGCATGGCGGCGGCCTACATGTACTATAGGGCTAACCCAGCCAGGTGTCTGAGACTGGGGCTGTGGGACGGAGGGGCAAATAAACGGCCAGACAAACCCACACCTGGATTTTACAGCCCCAgggtgtttttgtatgtggtgcATGCTACAATGCTCCTGGGATTTGGAACATTCTGCATGCATGTGCAG tgCCCACCTGCTCTTACTCTACGAGCCTCTCCTTCAGCGAAGGTCACCACCCACATACAATAA
- the LOC118366517 gene encoding uncharacterized protein LOC118366517 — MYVKRIMWSKCVKPELPWHSKAASSVRRSFGKMSPVKTAVHTEQEPHIRATQNEGKLSQSHAKLHETPVWAQRAKEQIKSALKPMESPANKEPTLTTAPQTPECSNKAGWFNVLENQPRTKSARQSLRFHQMTPDDVSLFYFLENQHAQQVETIEDIVTCLIGEIYYDETGTQLDTPIPGLSETALDLIDNVVDELNNTPSDLSGLHTDESLVLPSSYKHQVAKSVHKELLSCTGSQESLWKAVSSGHMVKEIASSISLEVSKVTSRIGAIYHTSVDHTDNPISPGPRTDTNASRVSCAASDISEDLVLRILDFISYCRSPDSTWNGPPSRCSTDMTEDLMDAVMVELFTNTAMLTIPVGEHQKQWCKPSPTDLEKAARLVYKKMVKETGSAEALQDALKLRRKCVVTALADVVAKQVYKLFSEEESDSTYLPDQTSHKDDCPVTSHSNKQLTPEFAAAQSASECIVNCKAVWEIISRLLQEICPNVPMEEKPQLYAQDLFHSAINKLSESPGVAVCADETICDVCRHPQAIELICGRVLECLQFQMNLMGYNLRSALDAQDEALSYFIVAHLVQETLLLISNQTNGSSPEVDSGSHHQPESQTQPCVVSSRVNDEDWPTCQSNITVPKGHSTISASKGLSHRACFSTVFATKGLPQMPGQKYTGRRRHTVLSVKIKKHSHRGIHITPSERIIRLKEMQRESSSEVSSVSVEMFSESHGHRRGCFGWLLSKLMCTEDIHWFE; from the exons ATGT ATGTGAAAAGGATCATGTGGTCTAAATGCGTGAAACCTGAGCTTCCCTGGCACAGTAAGGCTGCCAGCAGTGTGAGAAGGTCTTTTGGGAAGATGTCACCAGTCAAGACTGCCGTGCACACTGAACAGGAGCCTCACATCAGAGCCACCCAGAATGAGGGAAAACTCAGCCAGTCACATGCCAAACTCCATGAGACACCTGTATGGGCCCAGAGAGCCAAGGAGCAAATTAAAAGTGCATTGAAGCCCATGGAATCCCCAGCCAATAAGGAGCCAACCTTAACAACTGCACCACAAACACCTGAGTGTAGCAACAAGGCAGGATGGTTTAATGTACTTGAGAACCAGCCCAGGACAAAGTCAGCCCGGCAGAGTTTGAGGTTCCATCAGATGACACCAGATGACGTCAGTCTATTTTATTTTCTTGAGAATCAACACGCTCAGCAAGTTGAAACAATTGAAGATATTGTGACCTGCTTAATAGGCGAAATCTATTATGATGAGACAGGTACCCAACTAGACACCCCCATTCCTGGCCTGAGTGAAACAGCTTTGGACCTCATTGATAATGTGGTTGATGAGTTAAATAACACCCCAAGTGACCTGTCTGGTTTACATACCGACGAGTCTCTGGTCCTCCCATCTAGTTATAAACATCAGGTAGCCAAGAGTGTTCACAAAGAATTGCTTTCCTGCACTGGTTCCCaagaaagcttgtggaaggctgtaTCATCGGGACACATGGTGAAAGAGATTGCCAGCTCAATCTCTCTGGAGGTGTCCAAAGTAACCAGCAGGATTGGGGCTATCTATCACACTAGTGTCGATCACACTGATAATCCAATCTCACCCGGCCCCAGAACAGACACAAATGCTTCCCGGGTGTCCTGTGCAGCCTCAGACATCTCTGAAGATCTTGTCCTCAGAATCCTAGACTTCATATCATACTGTCGGTCACCAGACAGCACCTGGAATGGGCCACCGAGCCGATGCTCCACTGACATGACCGAAGATCTCATGGATGCAGTCATGGTGGAGCTCTTCACTAACACAGCCATGCTGACGATTCCAGTAGGTGAGCACCAGAAACAATGGTGCAAACCCTCCCCTACAGATCTGGAGAAAGCTGCCAGATTAGTGTATAAGAAGATGGTAAAGGAAACTGGCTCAGCTGAGGCTTTGCAAGACGCTCTCAAGCTCAGAAGGAAGTGTGTAGTCACAGCACTGGCTGACGTAGTGGCAAAGCAAGTGTACAAGCTCTTCTCAGAAGAGGAGTCAGACTCCACATATCTTCCAGACCAAACCAGCCACAAAGATGACTGCCCTGTTACAAGCCACAGTAACAAACAACTCACACCTGAGTTTGCTGCTGCTCAATCTGCCAGTGAGTGCATAGTGAACTGCAAGGCTGTGTGGGAGATCATCTCCAGACTGCTGCAGGAAATTTGTCCTAACGTGCCCATGGAAGAAAAGCCCCAACTTTATGCTCAGGATCTTTTTCATAGTGCTATAAATAAGCTGTCTGAGTCTCCAGGGGTAGCAGTATGTGCTGATGAGACTATCTGTGACGTCTGCCGCCATCCACAGGCCATTGAGTTAATCTGCGGCCGTGTTCTGGAGTGCCTGCAATTTCAGATGAACCTCATGGGCTACAATTTAAGATCTGCCCTGGATGCCCAAGATGAGGCTCTCAGCTACTTTATTGTTGCTCATCTTGTGCAAGAGACCCTGCTGTTGATCTCAAATCAGACCAATGGCAGCTCCCCTGAAGTAGACTCAGGTTCCCACCATCAACCTGAGAGTCAAACACAACCATGTGTAGTGAGCAGCAGAGTAAATGATGAAGATTGGCCCACTTGTCAGTCAAACATCACTGTACCAAAGGGCCATTCCACCATTTCTGCATCCAAGGGCTTGTCCCATAGGGCTTGCTTTTCCACTGTGTTTGCAACCAAGGGCCTACCACAGATGCCAGGTCAAAAATACACTGGCAGAAGAAGGCACACAGTCCTGAGTGTGAAAATAAAAAAG CACTCTCACAGAGGAATTCATATCACACCGTCAGAAAGGATAATTCGGTTGAAGGAAATGCAGAGGGAGTCATCTTCTGAGGTCTCATCAG TTTCAGTGGAGATGTTTTCTGAAAGCCATGGACACAGAAGAGGGTGTTTTGGATGGCTCCTCTCTAAGCTTATGTGCACTGAAGACATCCACTGGTTTGAGTAA